The proteins below come from a single Solea solea chromosome 6, fSolSol10.1, whole genome shotgun sequence genomic window:
- the sfi1 gene encoding protein SFI1 homolog, producing MPSNSRKPGTGKVLSASLGSSGQTKLVRKVQTRKFVYRVGYSWNKGGRLKELRIRHLARKFLHIWMHNTFGRVPPHVAKSHYDSVVLRRAFEGWTDEWWTSRREWSLKTRAECHYRYYLYNWVFHSWRTFMSLQQEKKSKLKTAQSYADRQQMQLVWDRWEVFTEMRRMKKRMLESAFEQNKLSTLRSAWSLWQTRLQQHQHLHTLEAQCLKQRELTLQRTALHRWKEFHTALCCHKDKETKASLHVILRLKRKTLHQWVRYVSCCQTKRKTQAAAQHACNLRLVRMCWSNWSKALHRRLTEEDRLQATAQLATRSTQRRALQRWRDYVTLCRDEAEENQMANQHHLHHLLSAGMQGLHLNVTWNKTQRLNNNMALQQYYQTMMRTFWRLWQDHLEEAEDESFQPLLETAQSNYSVSLLTSCFHLWREKLAEQRHMQELERRADVWFAEHMLPQCFSSWVKFTLQRRLYKQRRKQADVFNKRRRCTWVISTWWGRAEKHKEQILSEQMAVLHEERYLVQRALARWRQRTEQRINEKEKLEASDCLYLHRLLHNTVTQWKDNSFEIRDRRDRECQAFHQGDLCCVRWALGKWKKFVQNQRVKKGKLEEIQLYHETKLLKHTCEAWKKHHLQMSRVCSRVEELHSLKMQHFLRMVLSVWRENAALQAEYRLMEQRAQNHFQHVLRSKVLHAWQEATTHAVSKRHQEAEAVSIVQRSVNQVFLLRTFRQWRMQTRDARRERMSMERARRHYNSKLLWKALREWNNYHDHCRKYKVMKRQGIMLLRLKMYQSYFEQWKIKLQHRRREVKQTEQALWHWSLTLQAKVLYGWRLWVTEQRRKQEQAATAALVYRDQLLREGVTCILTYAAHMNDLTSSLTQHSQEQVGARHKALYNFTSGGTRHLQGVVRRCAMRWKQRALCKPQREQAVHEQPAKKSVTFCLTTRGPENVSSVEQEVGGGVLSELPPTRACRRQPRRCEELFESPGTGTQYQTGIISTEAAPKPFLMTSTHQSTITSSVSPSEPPVSVVDLSLGTQSKYFLLPPSAFMNPSSQNMPQNSRCPELLGGGGTDPVSAMTSELLSIQLDMKSFQQDRKQLRAWQKLREVLHSWLQTSAEDDEQMEKDCVHQELKELEERITRLSLKLAERKPTMLHHTQRIQHLQNILHTAGVSSLR from the exons ATGCCGAGTAACTCTAGAAAACCAGGCACAGGGAAAGTCCTATCGGCCAGTTTGGGATCTAGTGGTCAAACAAAATTGGTCCGCAAAGTTCAAACCAGAAAGTTTGTCTACAGAGTTGGATACAGCTGGAACAAAGGTGGAAGACTCAAGGAGCTGAGAATAAG GCATTTGGCCAGAAAGTTCCTACATATATGGATGCACAACACCTTTGGCCGAGTTCCTCCTCATGTAGCCAA GTCACACTATGACAGTGTGGTACTCAGACGAGCCTTTGAAGGATGGACAGATGAGTGGTGGACGTCCAGGAGGGAGTGGAGTCTTAAAACCAGGGCAGAGTGTCACTATAG gtattaTCTGTATAACTGGGTGTTCCATAGCTGGCGTACATTTATGTCATTGCAGCAAGAAAAGAAGAGCAAACTAAAAACTGCTCAATCATATG CTGACAGACAACAGATGCAGCTGGTTTGGGACAGATGGGAGGTTTTCACAGAGATGAGACGAATGAAGAAGAGAATGCTTGAATCGGCTTTTGAGCAAAACAAGCTCTCAACTCTTCG TTCTGCTTGGAGCCTGTGGCAGACgaggctgcagcagcatcaacaCCTTCACACTTTAGAGGCCCAGTGTCTCAAACAGCGGGAGCTGACTTTACAGAGGACG GCTCTGCATCGGTGGAAAGAATTCCACACTGCTCTTTGTTGCCACAAAGATAAAGAAACCAAGGCTTCACTTCACGTCATCCTAagactgaaaagaaaaacactgcatcaGTGGGTCAGATATGTGTCCTGCTGCCAAACCAAAAGAAAGACCCaag CTGCAGCTCAGCATGCATGTAATCTGCGTCTGGTGAGGATGTGTTGGAGTAATTGGAGCAAAGCGTTGCATCGCAGGCTGACTGAGGAAGACCGCTTGCAGGCCACAGCGCAGTTAGCCACTCGGAGCACTCAGCGCAGAGCATTGCAGCGATGGAGAGATT ACGTGACCTTGTGCAGAGACGAAGCAGAAGAAAACCAGATGGCAAATCAGCACCACTTACATCACCTGCTG AGCGCCGGAATGCAGGGACTTCATCTTAATGTCACCTGGAACAAAACACAGCGCTTGAACAACAACATGGCTCTCCAGCAGTATTATCAAACT aTGATGAGAACGTTTTGGAGGCTGTGGCAGGACCATCTGGAGGAGGCTGAAGACGAGAGCTTTCAACCACTGCTAGAAACTGCACAGTCAAACTACAG CGTGTCCCTGCTAACCAGCTGTTTTCACCTCTGGAGGGAGAAACTTGCTGAGCAAAGACACATGCAg GAACTGGAGCGTCGAGCAGACGTTTGGTTTGCTGAGCACATGCTGCCACAGTGTTTCAGCTCATGGGTCAAGTTCACTCTGCAGAGGAGACTTTAtaaacagaggagaaaacaggctgatgtttttaataa ACGGCGTCGGTGCACTTGGGTGATTTCCACCTGGTGGGGTCGAGCAGAGAAGCACAAGGAGCAGATCCTTTCTGAGCAGATG GCAGTTCTTCATGAGGAGCGATACCTCGTGCAAAGAGCTTTGGCTCGATGGAGACAAAGGACGGAGCAGAGGATCAATGAGAAGGAGAAACTGGAAGCATCCGATTGTCTGTACCTGCACCGACTCCTTcacaacacagtgacacagtggaaGGACAACAGTTTTGAGATTCGGGACCG gagagacagagagtgtcaGGCCTTTCATCAAGGTGACCTTTGCTGCGTGAGATGGGCTCTGGGAAAATGGAAAAAG TTTGTTCAGAACCAGAGAGTGAAGAAAGGCAAACTGGAGGAAATACAGCTTTACCATGAAACTAAACTTCTCAAACACACCTGTGAGGCCTGGAAG AAACACCACCTGCAGATGTCTCGCGTCTGCAGTCGAGTAGAGGAACTTCACAGTCTGAAAATGCAGCACTTTCTCAG AATGGTTCTGTCAGTGTGGAGGGAGAACGCAGCGCTGCAGGCAGAGTACCGGCTCATGGAGCAACGAGCACAGAATCACTTTCAGCACGTTCTTCGGTCCAAG GTGTTACATGCTTGGCAAGAAGCAACAACACATGCGGTGTCAAAGCGCCACCAGGAGGCAGAAGCTGTGAGCATCGTTCAGAGATCAGTGAACCAAG TGTTCCTGCTGCGGACATTCAGACAGTGGAGGATGCAAACCAGAGACGCTCGCAGGGAGAGGATGAGTATGGAGAGAGCCAGGCGGCACTATAACTCCAAACTCCTCTGGAAAGCACTGAGAGAGTGGAATAATTATCACGACCACTGCCGGAAATATAAG GTTATGAAACGACAAGGAATCATGTTGCTGAGGTTAAAGATGTACCAGAGCTACTTTGAACAGTGGAAAATTAAG ctgcagcacagacgGAGAGAAGTGAAGCAGACAGAACAAGCACTTTGGCACTGGTCTCTCACTCTTCAGGCCAAG GTGCTGTATGGATGGAGGCTGTGGGTCACTGAGCAGCGCAGGAAGCAGGAGCAGGCGGCCACAGCGGCACTTGTCTACAGAGACCAGCTGCTGAGGGAGGGCGTGACCTGCATCCTTACATACGCTGCTCACATGAACGATCTCACCTCCAGCCTTACTCAACACAGTCAAGAGCAAGTGGGTGCACGTCATAAAGCGTTATATAACTTTACGTCAGGCGGCACACGTCACCTCCAGGGAGTGGTTAGACGCTGTGCTATGCGATGGAAGCAGCGGGCGCTGTGTAAACCACAAAGAGAACAAGCGGTCCACGAGCAACCAGCAAAAAAGAGCGTGACCTTTTGCCTGACCACCCGTGGACCTGAGAACGTTTCCTCTGTGGAGCAGGAAGTTGGAGGCGGCGTGCTCAGTGAGCT gcCTCCAACGCGTGCGTGTCGACGACAGCCACGTCGCTGTGAGGAACTCTTTGAATCTCCAGGCACAGG CACCCAATATCAGACTGGTATCATCAGCACTGAAGCAGCTCCAAAACCCTTCCTCATGACCTCCACACATCAGAGCACCATCACATCTTCTGTGTCACCTTCTGAACCACCGGTGTCTGTGGTGGATTTGTCTTTGGGAACTCAAAGCAAATATTTCCTTCTGCCTCCGTCTGCTTTCATGAACCCCAGCTCCCAGAATATGCCACAGAATTCCAGGTGTCCAG AGCTTTTGGGCGGTGGAGGAACTGATCCAGTATCAGCTATGACAAGTGAACTGCTCAGCATTCAGCTGGACATGAAGAGTTTTCaacaggacagaaaacagcTACG GGCATGGCAAAAACTGAGGGAGGTGTTGCATAGTTGGCTGCAGACCAGTGCAGAGGATGATGAGCAAATGGAAAAAGATTGTGTTCATCAGGAGTTGAAGGAG TTGGAGGAGCGCATCACTCGACTGTCCCTCAAACTGGCCGAGCGGAAGCCAACAATGCTGCATCACACCCAGAGGATCCAGCATTTACAGAACATCCTTCACACAGCAGGAGTTTCTTCTCTCCGCTGA